In Scheffersomyces stipitis CBS 6054 chromosome 8, complete sequence, one DNA window encodes the following:
- a CDS encoding predicted protein: MSQKAGSAKLSSTLSLSVPFENEKQATIACKSLSPDPILKADELVVTYKTEGSSLVLKFEGISDRVIRVAISNFIDNLKTVVECMDEFDGKKDFLFEQY; the protein is encoded by the coding sequence ATGTCGCAAAAGGCTGGTTCTGCGAAGTTGTCATCCACTTTGTCCTTGAGTGTACCTtttgagaatgaaaagCAAGCTACAATCGCATGTAAATCTTTGTCCCCAGACCCTATATTGAAGGCAGACGAGTTGGTGGTCACCTACAAGACTGAAGGATCGAGTCTTGTATTGAAGTTTGAGGGAATCAGTGATCGTGTTATCCGTGTAGCCATTAGCAATTTCATTGATAATTTGAAGACGGTAGTAGAATGTATGGATGAGTTTGATGGGAAGAAAGATTTTCTCTTCGAGCAGTACTAG
- the PUS5 gene encoding pseudouridylate synthase (go_function RNA binding; pseudouridine synthase activity~go_process RNA processing), protein MAKSEIDLVKITNKYVVVNKPSGIQCSGFKNYAHHLLPQLTKKFKALHPDRTLNASQFKLVHRLDKYVTGGLVVARDRKWAMKSSKSLSSKGNSPDSIIRRYVGLLPIPEDDSLKSGWITYDIQAPQKDYKGSTETRKVLSYKALTIFQILDELKLQPTKTQLSMYPKIYSGKCIVPIILQLQTGRKNQLRDHTLQSFNTTLLNDDNFEQFKYISMPRSGINIDVNSTIFKSNQIGLHSAFIEMPDKASSVSFVFPICAKQDRVL, encoded by the exons atGGCAAAGTCTGAAATCGACTTGGTCAAGATCACAAACAAGTACGTCGTTGTCAACAAACCTTCAGGTATACAATGCAGCGGCTTTAAGAACTATGCCCACCATCTACTACCACAATTGACAAAGAAATTTAAAGCATTGCACCCAGATAGAACTCTCAATGCTTCACAATTCAAGTTAGTACATAGACTAGACAAGTATGTTACTGGGGGACTCGTTGTAGCCAGGGACCGCAAATGGGCTATGAAAAGCAGTAAGTCATTGTCTAGTAAAGGAAATTCACCTGACTCGATTATCCGTAGATATGTTGGTCTTTTACCTATTCCCGAAG ATGACAGTCTCAAATCTGGATGGATAACCTATGATATCCAAGCACCTCAAAAAGACTATAAGGGATCTACTGAAACCAGAAAGGTGCTCAGCTATAAAGCTTTAAccattttccaaatcttgGATGAGCTAAAGCTTCAACCCACCAAAACTCAGCTAAGTATGTACCCCAAAATATATCTGGGGAAGTGTATTGTCCCCATAATTCTACAGTTACAAACTGGAAGGAAGAATCAGTTGCGCGATCATACGCTCCAGTCATTCAATACAACTCTTCTCAATGATGACAACTTCGAACAATTCAAATACATTCTGATGCCGCGGTCTGGGATAAATATTGATGTAAATAGCACAATATTTAAGTCTAATCAAATTGGTTTGCATTCTGCTTTTATTGAAATGCCCGATAAGGCATCTTCGGTGCTGTTTGTATTTCCAATTTGCGCCAAGCAAGATCGGGTTCTA
- a CDS encoding predicted protein: VKKANVDPTVGAKFIQVSKLVKRFKPVTVNGVATKSILEQVKQKEQNEPDYFKSQYKNSERLSYLQKYLLEFNQVQPQASLYVSFVLRPSDPEFPFDMEKLKLNMTVPPTFPVDRAARPSIVVLNEEIPRGFAANIEIGFRRIADLARSTLKDEEIELVSGSGLLSMVLTLDKYLEVFLKQEKRETIKFVKTLKKPVEQIKPASPKPEQIGDIKIEQQPEYNNILKEVIERRNQILEEMTSKIGEKNRSKQETLIKVNIPIVKGSNFSKIPAYWIKNNFVEVMLSVPIDYPGSPVLFTIANNFSTNLIVKYGKDVEEQINLVKLTREYRQVEKDFGKNTKRFEFGDSSLIQKLNWLTNNLGTFCLEPEQFQTWNDNVDKLQKQIV; this comes from the exons GTTAAGAAAGCAAATGTGGATCCAACTGTAGGAGCAAAGTTCATCCAGGTATCAAAATTGGTGAAACGGTTCAAACCTGTGACAGTAAACGGTGTAGCTACCAAGTCTATTTTGGAGCAGGTCAAGCAAAAAGAACAGAATGAACCGGACTATTTCAAATCACAATACAAGAACAGTGAAAGGCTATCGTATCTCCAAAAGTACTTGCTAGAGttcaatcaagttcaaccCCAGGCGCTGTTATACGTCTCTTTTGTATTGAGACCTTCCGATCCAGAATTTCCTTTTGACatggaaaagttgaagttgaacatgACTGTACCACCAACTTTCCCTGTTGATAGGGCAGCCCGGCCTAGCATAGTTGTTTTGAACGAAGAGATTCCCCGAGGTTTTGCTGCCAATATCGAGATCGGGTTTAGAAGAATAGCGGATTTAGCCAGAAGTACTTTGaaggacgaagaaattgaacttgtacTGGGCTCCGGTTTACTTTCTATGGTTCTAACCTTGGACAAGTACCTTGAGGTATTCTTGAAACAGGAAAAGCGAGAAACAATTAAATTTGTCAAGaccttgaagaaacctGTCGAGCAGATAAAGCCTGCAAGTCCAAAGCCCGAGCAAATTGGTGATATCaagattgaacaacaacCGGAGTACAACAATATATTGAAAGAAGTgattgaaagaagaaatcaaatttTAGAGGAAATGACCAGCAAAATAGGGGAAAAGAAT AGATCGAAGCAGGAGACACTCATAAAGGTCAATATTCCAATAGTCAAAGGATCTAATTTCTCAAAGATCCCAGCTTATTGGATTAAGAATAACTTTGTCGAAGTGATGCTATCGGTTCCTATTGATTATCCTGGACTGCCAGTTTTGTTTACAATCGCAAATAATTTCAGCACCAATTTGATTGTTAAGTATGGTAAAGATGTCGAAGAACaaatcaacttggtcaagcTCACAAGAGAATATAGACAAGTAGAAAAGGATTTCGGAAAGAACACCAAGAGATTCGAATTCGGAGATTCCAGCCTTATTCAAAAGTTGAATTGGCTCACGAATAATCTCGGCACTTTCTGTCTTGAACCTGAGCAATTCCAGACTTGGAACGACAATGTGGACAAGTTGCAGAAACAAATTGTTTGA
- a CDS encoding predicted protein — protein sequence MSTTSLEDKQQQISFQYANECDLEIHCSPFGLSGLYIKIDGTNLMGIGSTMGLITGSTKGHLHYNDSNDLIDQKYKLYVIVDEDDMLRIDFAKIFTLEKDKSGETKKDKTEEEEVPTLIFRGKCPEGRPDNVEPFIGIFSFEREN from the exons atgtcaaCTACTTCATTAGAAGACAAGCAACAACAAATTAGTTTCCAGTATGCCAACGAGTGTGACTTGGAGATTCACTGTTCACCCTTTGGGTTGAGCGGATTGTATATTAAGATTGACGGGACCAATCTAATGGGAATCGGATCAACGATGGGGTTGATCACGGGATCTACCAAGGGTCATTTGCACTATAACGActccaacgacttgataGACCAGAAATACAAGTTGTATGTGATAGTAGACGAGGACGATATGTTGAGAATTGATTTCGCCAAAATCTTCACATTGGAAAAGGACAAGTCCGGCGAGACCAAAAAAGACAAGACTGAA gaagaagaggtgCCTACGTTGATATTCAGGGGCAAGTGTCCGGAGGGTAGACCCGACAATGTGGAACCGTTTATAGGCATCTTTTCGTTTGAGAGAGAAAATTAG
- the POT11 gene encoding peroxysomal 3-ketoacyl-CoA thiolase A (THIL) (3-ketoacyl-CoA thiolase B, peroxisomal precursor (Beta-ketothiolase B) (Acetyl-CoA acyltransferase B) (Peroxisomal 3-oxoacyl-CoA thiolase B) (Thiolase IB)): MDRLQQLSGQLSPSSKQSLLQKNPDDVVIVAAYRTALTKGGRGKFKDVGSDYLLTELLKGFIKKTGVDVNLIEDVACGNVLNRAAGAFEHRGASLAAGIPYTSGFIALNRQCSSGLMAISEIANKIKAGEIDCGIAAGSESMSINYGPNSLPNLTPALQDNPEMQKCLIPMGITNENVVKKYNISRQKQDEFAANSYNKAERAVSSGAFKDEIIPIETIIAEEDDDDNIVYRKEIVDTDEGPRKGVTAQSLAKLKPAFAADGTTHAGNASQITDGAAVVLLMRRSLAEAKGYPIEGKFVLCSAVGVPPEIMGVGPAVAIPTVLKKAGLTVSDIDVFEINEAFAGQCLYSAEACNIPLDRLNINGGAIALGHPLGTTGARQYATILRLLKKGEFGLTSMCIGTGMGAASILVKE; encoded by the coding sequence ATGGACAGACTCCAACAGTTAAGCGGACAATTATCTCCCTCATCCAAGCAATCTCTTTTGCAAAAGAACCCAGACGATGTGGTTATCGTCGCTGCCTACAGAACTGCCTTGACCAAGGGTGGTAGAGGTAAGTTCAAGGACGTAGGTTCCGACTACCTTTTGActgagttgttgaagggATTCATCAAAAAGACCGGTGTCGACGTCAACTTGATCGAAGATGTTGCCTGTGGTAACGTTTTGAACAGAGCTGCCGGTGCCTTTGAACACAGAGGTGCCTCTTTGGCTGCTGGTATCCCATACACCTCTGGTTTCATCGCCCTTAACAGACAgtgttcttctggtttgaTGGCCATCTCGGAAATCGCAAACAAGATCAAGGCTGGTGAAATCGACTGTGGTATCGCAGCCGGTTCCGAATCCATGTCCATCAACTATGGTCCAAACTCGTTGCCAAATCTCACTCCAGCTTTGCAAGATAACCCAGAAATGCAAAAATGTTTAATTCCTATGGGTATAACCAACGAAAACGTtgtcaagaagtacaacaTTTCCAGACAAAAGCAAGATGAATTCGCTGCTAACTCCTACAACAAGGCTGAAAGGGCCGTTTCCTCTGGTGCTTTCAAGGACGAAATCATTCCTATTGAAACTAtcattgctgaagaagatgacgacgacAATATTGTGTACAGAAAGGAAATCGTCGACACCGACGAAGGTCCAAGAAAGGGTGTCACTGCCCAATCTTTGGCTAAGTTGAAGCCAGCCTTCGCTGCTGACGGTACCACCCACGCCGGTAACGCCTCTCAAATCACTGACGGTGCTGCTGTCGTCTTGTTGATGAGAAGATCTTTGGCTGAAGCCAAGGGCTACCCAATCGAAGGTAAGTTTGTGTTGTGCTCTGCCGTCGGTGTTCCTCCAGAAATCATGGGTGTTGGTCCAGCTGTTGCCATCCCAACcgtcttgaagaaggctgGTTTGACTGTCAGCGACATTGATGTTTTCGAAATTAACGAAGCCTTTGCTGGCCAATGTCTTTACTCTGCTGAAGCTTGCAACATCCCCCTTGATAGATTGAACATCAACGGTGGTGCCATTGCTCTCGGTCATCCATTGGGTACCACTGGTGCTAGACAATACGCAACCAtcttgagattgttgaagaagggTGAGTTCGGTTTGACTTCTATGTGTATCGGTACTGGTATGGGTGCTGCCTCTATCTTGGTCAAGGAATAA